A window of Vigna unguiculata cultivar IT97K-499-35 chromosome 4, ASM411807v1, whole genome shotgun sequence contains these coding sequences:
- the LOC114180798 gene encoding receptor-like protein EIX2: MTRFLEPFYALLLLLMHAAGPVLGFNNTSEIKCNERERQALLSFKLGLVDVNGMLSTWRDDEKGRDCCEWKNIQCDHQTGLVTILRLRGSETQYLRGALNISSLFPLQNIQYLDLSYNFFMGNEIAELIGSLTNLRYLNLSNSFFSGSIPIQLGSLTQLRYLDLSYNYLDQELPYQLGSLKYLRYLDLNYNSLEGKLPSQLANMSQLRYLGLSCNYFSGALPFQVGNFPYLQTLILAGDFDVKPKDAKWLSNLCSLTHLAFDGLHNLHWFQMFHCTKLRELRLVDCSLSDTHIHSLFYSPSNFSNSLIILDLSYNMLTSSSFQLLTNFSLNLQELYLSQNNIVFSSPVFSSFPSLVILDLSYNNMTSFIFQGSFNFSSKLQNLNLRNCSLRDGSFLISDISITNSSSSLASLDLSSNLLKSSSIFYWLFNSTTNLRTLALYENVLEGPIPDGFGKVMKSLEFLDLYGNKLQGEIPSSFGNMCTLQRLDLSYNELSGEILSLFQNSSWCNRHVFQSLDLSNNQVTGMVPTVIGLLSELEYLYLDGNRLEGDVTESHLSNFSKLRHLYLSDNSLSLKIDPNWVPPFQLYVLKLRSCMLGPTFPSWLQTQRSLAFLDISDNGLNDSVPKLFWNNLENVQYLNMS, translated from the coding sequence ATGACTCGTTTTCTGGAACCATTTTATGCACTTCTCCTGCTTCTCATGCATGCTGCAGGACCAGTCCTCGGATTCAACAATACCTCTGAAATAAAGTGCAATGAGAGGGAAAGACAAGCACTCCTCAGCTTCAAACTTGGCCTCGTAGATGTCAATGGCATGCTGTCTACATGGAGGGATGATGAAAAGGGTCGAGATTGTTGCGAATGGAAAAACATTCAATGTGACCATCAAACAGGTCTTGTAACCATCCTTCGTCTTCGTGGTTCTGAGACACAATATTTGAGAGGTGCACTCAATATCAGTTCATTGTTTCCCTtgcaaaatattcaatatttagaTCTCagctacaatttttttatgggCAATGAAATCGCAGAACTCATAGGCTCACTTACAAACTTAAGATATCTCAATCTCTCCAATTCTTTTTTTAGTGGCAGCATTCCTATCCAACTTGGAAGCCTTACACAATTAAGGTATCTCGATCTCAGTTACAATTATCTCGACCAGGAACTCCCTTATCAGCTTGGAAGCCTTAAATATTTAAGGTATCTCGATCTCAATTATAATTCTCTTGAAGGGAAACTCCCCAGTCAACTTGCAAATATGTCACAGTTGAGATACCTTGGTCTCAGTTGTAATTACTTTTCTGGAGCACTCCCTTTCCAGGTTGGGAATTTTCCTTACTTGCAAACTCTTATACTTGCTGGTGATTTTGATGTCAAACCTAAGGATGCCAAATGGTTGTCTAATCTCTGTTCATTAACACATCTTGCCTTCGATGGTTTACATAACCTTCACTGGTTTCAAATGTTTCACTGTACTAAGCTAAGAGAGTTGAGACTAGTTGACTGTTCTCTTTCAGATACCCATATTCATTCTCTATTTTATTCACCTTCCAACTTTTCCAATTCTCTTATCATCCTTGATCTTTCTTATAATATGCTCACATCCTCATCATTTCAGTTGTTGACTAACTTTAGCCTTAACCTTCAAGAGCTTTATCTTTCTCAAAATAACATTGTTTTCTCATCTCCTGTCTTCTCAAGTTTTCCTTCTCTTGTGATCCTTGACCTTTCTTATAATAATATGACATCATTTATCTTTCAGGGTAGTTTCAACTTCAGTTCAAAACTTCAAAATCTTAATTTGCGAAATTGTAGTCTCAGGGATGGTAGTTTTCTCATATCTGACATTTCAATTACgaattcttcatcttctcttgCCTCGCTTGATCTCTCCTCAAATCTGTTAAAATCATCATCCATATTTTACTGGCTCTTCAATTCCACTACCAATCTTCGTACTCTTGCCCTTTATGAAAACGTGTTGGAAGGTCCCATTCCAGATGGATTTGGGAAAGTAATGAAATCTCTTGAGTTTCTTGACCTCTATGGTAACAAACTGCAAGGCGAGATTCCATCTTCCTTTGGGAACATGTGCACATTGCAGAGATTAGACCTCTCATATAACGAGTTGAGTGGGGAAATTTTAAGCTTATTTCAAAATTCTTCATGGTGCAACAGACACGTGTTTCAGAGTTTGGATTTATCTAATAACCAGGTTACAGGCATGGTACCTACAGTCATTGGATTGCTATCTGAGTTGGAGTACTTGTACTTGGATGGAAATCGTTTGGAGGGTGACGTCACTGAATCCCATCTTTCCAATTTTTCCAAGTTAAGACACTTATATTTGTCAGATAACTCTCTATCTCTAAAAATAGACCCTAATTGGGTTCCTCCTTTCCAATTATATGTTCTGAAACTAAGATCTTGCATGTTAGGCCCCACTTTTCCTAGTTGGCTTCAGACTCAACGCTCCTTAGCTTTTCTTGATATTTCTGATAATGGGCTGAATGATTCAGTACCAAAATTGTTTTGGAACAACTTGGAAAATGTGCAATATTTGAATATGTCTTAG
- the LOC114181032 gene encoding receptor-like protein EIX2, with amino-acid sequence MLSKGIPTCLNNLTAMFEKSIHTRGFINYIKLLNMNGVSYASFPSGEYTLNISLMWKGVEQGFKNPELELKSIDLSSNKLTGEIPTEIGYLLGLVSLNLSRNNLSGEIPSEIGNLSSLESLDLSRNHISGGIPFSLSEIDFLGKLDLSHNSLSGRIPSGRHFGTFDVSSFEGNVGLCGEQLNRTCPEDGNQRTIKTEEHGNDDEDNVLYEALYMSMGIGYFTGFWGLFGQCYFGVLGEILISDS; translated from the coding sequence ATGTTATCAAAAGGAATCCCAACATGCTTAAACAATTTGACTGCAATGTTTGAAAAGAGCATCCACACACGTgggtttataaattatataaaattgctGAACATGAATGGTGTATCTTATGCAAGTTTTCCTTCGGGCGAGTATACTCTTAACATAAGCCTGATGTGGAAAGGGGTTGAACAGGGATTCAAGAACCCAGAGTTAGAGCTTAAGAGCATTGATCTTTCGAGTAATAAGTTGACAGGTGAAATACCAACAGAGATCGGATATCTACTTGGGTTAGTTTCTTTGAATTTATCAAGAAACAATCTGAGTGGAGAAATTCCTTCAGAGATAGGAAATTTAAGTTCACTGGAGTCCCTTGACTTATCAAGAAATCATATCAGTGGGGGAATTCCTTTCTCACTTTCTGAAATTGATTTTCTTGGGAAGTTAGATCTGTCACACAACTCTCTGTCTGGAAGGATACCATCAGGAAGACACTTTGGAACTTTTGATGTCTCTAGTTTTGAAGGGAATGTTGGTCTTTGTGGTGAACAACTTAACAGAACTTGTCCTGAAGATGGAAATCAGAGAACAATAAAGACTGAAGAACATggaaatgatgatgaagataaTGTTTTGTATGAGGCATTGTACATGAGCATGGGGATTGGATATTTCACTGGATTTTGGGGCTTATTCGGGCAATGCTACTTTGGCGTTCTTGGAGAAATACTTATCTCAGATTCCTAA
- the LOC114181732 gene encoding receptor-like protein EIX2, whose amino-acid sequence MTTCFPRLCCALLLLLLHAAESILGLNNSTEIKCIERERQALLNFKHGLIDDYGVLSTWSNEDNSRDCCKWKGIQCDHQTAHVTILRLRGSDTQFLRGALNITPLFALQNIQHLDLSNNFFEWSDIPQLMGSLTNLRYLNLSYSDFGGSIPIQLGSLTYLRYLDLSHNNLDGKIPSQLGNLSQLKYLDLIGNLFSGTLPFHAGNLPFLHTFRVDGNLEVKPKDAQWLSNLHSLKNLAMYYLQNLDWLQTITFPNLKELRLVHCSLSDTQIHSLFYSPSNFSNSLMILDLSDNMLTSSTFQLLSNFSLNLQELYLSQNNIVFSSPVHSNFHSLVILDLSDNNITSFEATSILASKLQNLYLSSCGLSDDNFLISAISITNSSSSLTSLDLSSNMLKSSSIFYWLFNSTTNLRTLQLYNNMLEGPIPDGFGKVMNSLEVLHLHGNKLQGEIPSFFGNICTLKSLILSKNKLSGKFSSFFQNSSWCNKHVFQILDLSSNNITGTLPKSIGLLSELEYLLLDGNCLEGDVTESHLSSFSKLRYLSLSNNSLSVKFVPTWVPPFQLQNLGLRSCKLGPSFPSWLHTQSSLSDLDISDNGLNYVPDWFWDNLQNMRTLNMSHNNLSGPIPNISLKLHYAPSVILNSNQFEGKIPSFLLQAFDLRLSNNKFSDLFSFICNQGNSEMWTLDLSNNQLKGQLPDCWTSVDGLWYLDLSNNKLSGRIPLSMGSLVELKVLVLRNNNLTGELASTLKNCSNLIMLDVAKNMLSGAIPSWIGKIMQQLIILNMRENHFYGNLPIELCYLKYIQLLDLSNNMLSKGIPSCLKKLTAMSKKGIHTRGTLNGMYLIYIPYSKIYDYFVEEEYSFNISLIWKGVEQRFKNPELIKGIDLSSNKLTGEIPKEIGYLAGLVSLNLSRNNLSGKIPSEIGNLSSLESLDLSRNQISGGIPLPLSEIDNLGKLDLSHNFLSGRIPSGRHFETFDASSFEGNMYLCGEQLNKSCYGDGDQTTGKLSEAEAINDDEDSVFYEALYMSMGIGYFTGFWGLLGPILLWSSWKNAYLDFLNRLTIGMYEQCGKCR is encoded by the coding sequence ATGACTACTTGTTTTCCTAGACTCTGTTGTGCACTTCTCCTGCTCTTGCTCCATGCTGCAGAATCCATTCTCGGATTGAACAATAGCACAGAAATAAAGTGCATTGAGAGGGAGAGACAGGCACTCCTCAACTTCAAACATGGCCTTATAGATGACTATGGCGTGCTATCCACATGGAGCAATGAAGACAACAGTCGAGATTGTTGCAAATGGAAAGGCATTCAATGCGACCATCAAACAGCTCATGTAACCATCCTTCGTCTCCGTGGTTCGGATACACAATTTTTGAGAGGTGCACTCAATATCACTCCATTGTTTGCCTTGCAAAATATTCAACATTTGGATCTCAgcaacaatttttttgaatgGAGTGACATCCCACAACTCATGGGCTCACTAACCAACTTAAGATATCTCAATCTCTCCTATTCTGATTTTGGTGGCAGCATTCCTATCCAACTTGGAAGCCTTACGTATTTAAGGTATCTAGATCTCAGTCATAATAATCTTGATGGGAAAATCCCTTCTCAACTTGGAAATTTGTCACAGTTGAAGTACCTTGATCTCATTGGAAATTTATTTTCTGGAACACTCCCTTTCCATGCTGGAAATCTTCCTTTCTTGCACACTTTTAGGGTTGATGGCAATCTTGAAGTCAAACCTAAGGATGCACAATGGCTCTCTAATCTCCATTCCCTAAAAAATCTTGCCatgtattatttacaaaatcttGACTGGTTACAAACGATTACTTTTCCAAATTTAAAAGAGTTGAGGCTAGTTCACTGTTCTCTTTCAGATACCCAAATTCATTCTCTGTTTTATTCACCTTCCAACTTTTCCAATTCTCTTATGATCCTTGACCTTTCTGATAATATGCTCACATCCTCAACATTTCAATTACTGTCTAACTTTAGCCTTAATCTTCAAGAGCTTTATCTTTCTCAAAATAACATTGTTTTCTCATCTCCTGTCCACTCAAACTTTCATTCTCTTGTGATCCTTGACCTTTCTGATAATAATATCACATCATTTGAAGCTACTTCCATCTTAGCTTCAAAACTTCAAAATCTTTATTTGTCAAGTTGTGGTCTAAGTGATGATAACTTTCTCATCTCAGCTATTTCAATTACGAATTCTTCATCTTCACTTACCTCGCTTGATCTCTCCTCAAATATGTTGAAATCATCATCCATATTTTACTGGCTCTTCAACTCCACTACCAATCTTCGTACACTTCAACTTTATAATAACATGTTGGAAGGTCCCATTCCAGATGGATTTGGAAAAGTAATGAACTCTCTTGAAGTTCTTCACCTCCATGGTAACAAACTGCAAGGCGAGATTCCATCTTTCTTTGGGAACATCTGCACATTGAAGAGTTTAATCCTCTCCAAGAACAAGTTGAGCGGAAAATTTTCTAGCTTCTTTCAGAATTCATCATGGTGCAACAAGCACGTGTTTCAGATTTTGGATTTATCCTCTAACAACATTACAGGAACATTACCTAAAAGCATTGGATTGCTATCTGAGTTGGAGTACTTGTTATTGGATGGAAATTGCTTGGAGGGTGACGTCACTGAATCCCATCTTTCCAGTTTTTCCAAATTAAGGTACTTATCTTTGTCAAATAACTCATTGTCTGTAAAATTTGTCCCTACTTGGGTTCCACCTTTCCAGttacaaaatttgggactaagaTCTTGCAAGTTGGGTCCTAGTTTTCCTAGTTGGCTCCATACTCAAAGTTCGTTAAGTGACCTCGATATTTCCGACAATGGGCTTAATTACGTACCGGATTGGTTTTGGGACAACTTGCAAAATATGAGAACATTGAATATGTCTCACAACAATCTCAGTGGTCCGATTCCTAATATATCATTGAAGCTTCACTATGCACCATCGGTAATTCTAAATTCAAATCAGTTTGAAGGCAAAATTCCATCATTTTTACTACAAGCGTTTGATTTGAGGCTTTCTAACAACAAATTCTCAGATTTGTTTTCATTCATATGTAACCAAGGCAACTCCGAAATGTGGACTTTAGATTTGTCAAACAATCAATTGAAGGGACAGCTCCCTGACTGTTGGACATCTGTTGATGGGTTATGGTATCTTGATTTAAGCAACAATAAATTGTCAGGAAGGATTCCTTTGTCTATGGGCAGCCTTGTTGAATTGAAAGTCTTGGTTTTACGAAACAATAACCTGACAGGTGAATTAGCTTCGACTTTGAAGAATTGCAGCAATTTAATTATGTTGGATGTGGCTAAAAATATGTTGTCCGGCGCCATACCATCATGGATTGGAAAAATTATGCAACAGTTGATAATCTTGAACATGCGAGAGAATCACTTTTATGGGAATCTTCCCATTGAACTCTGTTATTTGAAGTATATTCAATTATTGGATCTTTCGAATAATATGTTATCAAAAGGAATTCCATCATGCTTAAAGAAATTGACTGCCATGTCTAAAAAGGGCATCCACACACGTGGCACTCTAAATGGTATGTATTTGATATATATCCCTTATAGTAAAATTTATGACTATTTTGTTGAGGAAGAGTATTCCTTTAACATAAGCTTGATATGGAAAGGTGTGGAACAGAGGTTCAAGAATCCAGAGTTAATTAAGGGCATTGATCTTTCAAGTAATAAGTTAACGGGTGAAATACCAAAAGAGATTGGATATTTGGCTGGGTTAGTTTCTTTGAACTTATCAAGAAATAATCTGAGTGGAAAAATTCCTTCAGAGATAGGAAATTTAAGTTCACTGGAATCCCTTGACTTATCAAGAAATCAAATCAGTGGAGGAATTCCTCTTCCTCTATCCGAAATTGACAATCTAGGCAAATTAGACTTGTCACACAATTTTCTTTCTGGAAGAATCCCATCAGGAAGACATTTTGAAACCTTCGATGCATCTAGTTTTGAAGGAAATATGTACCTTTGTGGTGAGCAACTTAACAAAAGTTGTTATGGAGACGGAGATCAAACAACAGGAAAACTTTCGGAAGCGGAAGCAataaatgatgatgaagataGTGTTTTCTATGAGGCATTGTACATGAGCATGGGGATTGGATACTTCACTGGATTTTGGGGCTTATTAGGACCAATACTACTTTGGAGTTCTTGGAAAAATGCTTATCTGGACTTCTTAAACAGATTGACAATCGGTATGTATGAACAATGTGGCAAGTGTAGGTGA